A window of Rosa rugosa chromosome 7, drRosRugo1.1, whole genome shotgun sequence genomic DNA:
CCGGTTCTCCTTGCACAATGTGCTGATCAGAGTATTATACGTGACGGTATTTGGGGAACAGTCCCTCGAAACCATCTGATCAAGAATGTCCACCGCCTCTTCAATTTCACCCAACTTACACAACCCCGAAACCAAAGAGTTATACGTATAGATATCCAGATCAAACCCCTCTTGCAACATCACGTCCATAATCTCCAAAGCATGCTTAACATGCCCCACCCTGCACAAACCCTTCACCAACGTATTAAACGTATACTGATCAGGAGAAAACCCCTCCTTTGCCATCTTCTCAATAAAACTAAACGCTTCATCAACCCTACCCTCCTTGCAAAACCCATTAACCAAAACATTAACAGTCACATTACTACCATGGCAACCATACTCTACCATCTGCTCCCTAATTCTCAATGCACCTTTCATCTCACCCTCCTCAATATAACCCTGCATTATGGTTGTAAAAGTCTTCTCATCAGGCTTCaaaccatagttccccatctccTCCATCAACAAAAGAGCAGGCCTAATCTGATGAGCTCTACATAAAGCCTTAATCAAAATGTTAAATGTGGACACATCAGGCTTAATCCCCTTGCTATTCATGCTCGAATTCGCAGTTTCGACTAGTTTAAGCTTGTTCCCATCAACCAACACATTGagcaagaaattaaagaaaTGGGTATCGGGTTTCAACCCGAATTCACTCTCCATCACATCCACAACACCCAGAATCTCATCATACAAATCAAACATAGCGTAGCTCTCaatgaaaatcaagaaactacctTTACTGAGACACCCATTGTGCTTCATTTCATCCAAGATGTCCCTCATCGACTCGAAAGACCCGACCTTTCCGAGCTTGGCGAGCAGCTCCTCGTAGATGGTGGGGTTGGGCGTGAAACTGGGCTGCTTGGAGGCCCAGTCGAAGAGGCGGAGCGCGGACGACTCGTCGTTTTGGCGGCGGAGGGAGTCGAGGAGCTGCTGGGGAGTGAAGTCCTGAGGGAGGGGATGATGGGTAGTAGAAATTGGGGTAGAACAGGAAAGTGAAGAATGAACGACGAGGCGTTCATGGcgagggaaggagagagaagtgAAGGGTCGATGAGGTGGAGGTGTTGGGTTTATGGTGGGTGTGAGAGACCAGGAATAGCATTGGGTGCAGAAAGAGGAAGCCATTGAATGGAGTGGTGGGGATGGTTTAAGCCATGAAAGATGAGGGCTTTTGAAGTTGAGCTTTATCAGTGTTTGAATTTTGCTGCTAAAAATGGCGGACAGCTGAAGCAGAAAGAGGTGGACGGATAATTGTGTGACAGGATTTTAGTCTTTTAGAGGAACTTCAACGACGTCGTTCTAGCAGTCGACATGAAGTAAAATACTTTTTTGGTGGAATTACCATTGATTAATGGATACTACAACCGATATAAAGTTATCTTGCTCTTAAATATAGAGAACGGGATGAAGCTCTCTATTATTTTTCTGAACTTATCATAATtatcacttcttcttttttttagaataataatTATCACATTTTGAACTCAATAGGCGtagaggagaagaagattgggaCGAGGCGTTTCTTGGGTTTGACATTTGGTGCACGGATCGAGGTCGAAGCACGGGTGATCGACGTCGATTGCAGAGCAAGCGGTGTGTTTCGATCTGGTTTTGCCGGTAAGGCGTGTGAAGTCGAGGGTAGATCGTGCAGGGAATTCTGCCGGCTTCGATTTGGCTTGATGAACATTGCTTGGCTCCTGGTGGAGGGGTGGAAAGGCCTGGCGGCGGTAGAGGCAGCCTGGCATCAGAGGGTCAGGCTTCCCTCTCTTgatcgggtttgggcttgggtcgTTGGGCCTGGGTTCAAACTCGAACTGAGGGGTGCTTGGGCTTTGGGGTCTAGGTTTGAGTCCAAGCTTGGGCTGTGGGAGTCTAATGCAGAGGCATTGAAAAAGAAGAGCAAgaccaacctgatgccgaggttgttggctcctGAAGAGGCTGAGGACGGTGCTGGCTCCAACCCTAAGGGGATGGAGCTAGCATTTTCTTAAGTCTCTCTGCTATTAGACATCTGGTTACAAGCCTTATAAAGTTGGAGTAATCTCTATGAGttgttctaagatgtttctagttgttatttgtaccacaattgcgtgctggCAGATTAggctagatgaatgattttttccttagaatagcGAGGTTGTTCTTGCTTGTTTTAGGCTTGCTTTCCAGCGACcgtccctttagactttaatgagtttagtttggcttagataggttatctGGTCTTTTCCGGATtgtcttatgtaagttctgttagactctggcctgttctcatggcttgattactaatgaaatcaattcctattcaaaaaaaaaaaaaaaagttcggCAGAAAGCCAAACCGTTTTCATTATTGAATAAGGACTCGTTCTGTACTTACACAAAAACAACTATGTTTGCAAATACAATTGTTCCAAAAAACTATATCACTTCTGGCATTCCGACTGAGCAACTCGCTGGATTGATTGCTCTGGTCCTGTTTTTCCCAAACATATGCACCACAAGCACAATTGTCTGCACCTTGAAATGAGAAGATGCATAtgcattttgattgatttcttaAACTACagaagttttttatttttatatacaAATAGAGAAATACTACTGTACAATGTGGACACTATTCAAGTATATAGTCCCAAACGTCCTTGACCAGGTCAATCATCTGCTCAGCCTGGAGCAATGGAGCCAAGTTTTGAACTCATTTGGTGAGTTCACTTTGCAACTTAACCAATGTCTAGGCAATCCAGCAATTGAGGTGTAGTCTCACATCATTGCACGAGGAAAATGATTCCTCAAGCAATAGTGACGATCTTGGACGAGTCTCGTTAGCCTTATGAAACAGCGACGCAGAGATCACTCACACTCATAGATGTATGGGTACTACGGAAAACGTCATACATTCATGAGAACCATTATTTTTGGTTCATCAGCAATGCCCGTGAATCCTTGGTTCAAGGATGGCGAGTCAGTTTTCTCGCAAGAGTCTAAATCTTCCTGGGTACTggtaatttttttccttttttttttttaacattggAAGAAGGTGTTAACATCTGAAGAATTGGAACTGACGGAAAGAAATTCAGCACTCAATGTTTGCCCATTTAAAAAAATGTGAGGCATTAACAGGTGGATTCTTAGTGTGCCAGATCATCAATTGGTAGCAGTGGCTGCCCAGAAAAGCCTACATTGGTGAGAACCCAACCCCGAAGGAAAATAGGGAAGGTAAGAGGTGAAAATTGGGAAAGGGTGCTAAAAAAATACTACCTGATCCAAAGAGAATGGAAAAGATCAAAGGTGAAAATTGACATTAGAAGCTGGCATTGCTCATACATACAATAGACAAAAGGGCTCATGTTAACTGAAAGACTTGCCATTCCCACCAACAGCAATGGCAATACAAATCTATAAGGCAGATCTTTTGCCAACTACAAATCTTCTACCAGAAAGATCAATTATCCAATAAAATGCAAGGTCATACAAAACAAGCCAAATTAATCAGCAACAAGGAAGATCATAAAAAGCATGATCCTTTATAATGCTCCAAAGTAAAATGACAAGGGTCATATACAACACTGAAAAGAGGTAAGGTGTCGTCTAAACCCCCACAAGCAACTACATATTAGTTTGTTGACATAGAACTACCAAAGCAGCCACTCAACATATAGGTTCTATAAGATAACATATCATATGATATAAAACAAACCAGGGACACTTGTTTAAAACGAATAAGAAACAATGACAGAACTTGGAAATTGATGTCATCATTAGCCAA
This region includes:
- the LOC133721357 gene encoding pentatricopeptide repeat-containing protein At3g53700, chloroplastic — translated: MASSFCTQCYSWSLTPTINPTPPPHRPFTSLSFPRHERLVVHSSLSCSTPISTTHHPLPQDFTPQQLLDSLRRQNDESSALRLFDWASKQPSFTPNPTIYEELLAKLGKVGSFESMRDILDEMKHNGCLSKGSFLIFIESYAMFDLYDEILGVVDVMESEFGLKPDTHFFNFLLNVLVDGNKLKLVETANSSMNSKGIKPDVSTFNILIKALCRAHQIRPALLLMEEMGNYGLKPDEKTFTTIMQGYIEEGEMKGALRIREQMVEYGCHGSNVTVNVLVNGFCKEGRVDEAFSFIEKMAKEGFSPDQYTFNTLVKGLCRVGHVKHALEIMDVMLQEGFDLDIYTYNSLVSGLCKLGEIEEAVDILDQMVSRDCSPNTVTYNTLISTLCKENRVEEATKLARVLTSKGIIPDVCTVNSLIQGLCLSSNHKVAMELFEEMKMKGCQPDGFTYSLLIDSYCSRGKLEEALSLLKDMESSSCPRNAVIYNTLIDGFCKNKRIEDAEEIFDQMELQGISRNSVTYNTLIDGLCQSRRVEDASQLMDQMIMEGLKPDKFTYNSLLTYFCRSGDIKKAADIVQNMTSNVCEPDIVTYGTLIQGLCKAGRTEVASRLLRSLQMKGLVPTPHAYNPVIQALFKRKRTTEAMRLVREMMERADPPDAITFKIVFRGLCNGGGPIGEAVDFAIEMMEKGHLPEFSSFSMLAEGLYALSMEDTLIKLVDMIMEKARVSDSEASMIRGFLKIRKFKDALATLGGILNSQRPRKSYWTRN